One window of the Megalops cyprinoides isolate fMegCyp1 chromosome 2, fMegCyp1.pri, whole genome shotgun sequence genome contains the following:
- the mfsd12b gene encoding major facilitator superfamily domain-containing protein 12 translates to MSGERRSLPVLRRLSYAVGHFLNDLCASMWFTYLLVYYHAVLGFQNTYAGILLLVGQIADGICTPLIGYESDQTSGCGTYGKRKTWHVVGTVSVLISFFFIFSPCLGCNEYTPQWVSLTYYSPFIIIFQFGWAATQISHLSLIPELVSSEHAKVELTAYRYAFTVMANITVYAVAWLLFHLEHTGDSSITETLSLADIPVFRNLALIVLGIGAVFSLIFHLGTRESGQPLGESCSCEEEEYPPLIQSHQKAMPRSQLQWKHWLGEPAFYQVAFLYMCTRLIVNLSQTYISMYLTNSLLLPKNFIATIPLVMYVSGFLSSLIMKPVSKLIGISMTYFVGLLLILGFSYWVMLDAMMGKQIYGAGVLLGAGSATILVMSLSMTAELIGDQTQSGAFVYGAMSFTDKVANGVGVMIIQSVRPCHTVQCCPACVWYYRDVMVIVTGGVAFAAALSLCTILIWPIRVRRYSEKIQTSCGKSAVQTDGSWISGLMGTDRNDTEDNMDQTGIN, encoded by the exons ATGTCAGGCGAACGACGTTCTTTGCCCGTTTTAAGGCGGCTGAGCTATGCAGTCGGACACTTTCTGAACGATCTTTGCGCCTCTATGTGGTTTACATACTTGTTGGTGTACTACCACGCCGTGCTTGGATTTCAGAACACCTACGCAGGTATATTGCTGCTTGTTGGGCAGATAGCGGACGGTATCTGCACACCCCTTATTGGATACGAGTCGGACCAGACTTCAGGCTGTGGCACATACGGCAAAAGAAAGACATGGCATGTAGTGG GAACGGTCAGTGTGCTGAtctccttcttcttcatcttcagcCCGTGTCTGGGCTGCAATGAGTATACTCCACAGTGGGTGAGCCTCACCTATTACTCCCCCTTCATCATAATCTTCCAGTTTGGCTGGGCGGCTACCCAGATCTCCCACCTGTCACTCATTCCCGAGCTGGTCTCCTCTGAGCATGCCAAAGTGGAACTCACTGCTTACAG GTATGCCTTCACCGTCATGGCCAACATCACTGTGTATGCTGTGGCCTGGTTGCTGTTTCACCTAGAACACACAGGGGACTCCTCCATCACTGAAACCCTGAGTCTGGCAGACATCCCCGTATTCAGG AACCTGGCCCTTATCGTGCTGGGCATCGGTGCGGTGTTCTCGCTGATTTTCCACTTGGGCACACGTGAGAGCGGTCAGCCCCTGGGGGAGTCGTGCTCATGCGAGGAAGAGGAATACCCACCCCTCATCCAGTCTCACCAGAAAGCCATGCCCCgatcacagctgcagtggaaaCACTGGCTGGGAGAGCCTGCATTTTACCAG GTGGCTTTTCTGTATATGTGCACCAGGCTGATAGTCAACCTATCCCAGACCTACATATCCATGTACCTCACTAACTCCCTGCTGCTGCCTAAG AACTTCATCGCCACCATCCCCTTGGTGATGTATGTCAGTGGCTTCCTCTCCTCCTTGATCATGAAGCCAGTCAGTAAGCTGATTGGAATAAGT ATGACCTATTTTGTAGGCCTCCTGCTGATCCTGGGGTTTTCCTACTGGGTGATGCTGGATGCGATGATGGGGAAGCAGATATATGGGGCTGGAGTGCTCCTGGGTGCAGGGTCAGCCACCATTCTAGTGATGTCATTATCCATGACTGCTGAGCTCATAGGGGATCAAACG CAAAGTGGGGCCTTTGTGTATGGAGCGATGAGCTTCACGGACAAGGTGGCCAATGGTGTGGGGGTGATGATCATCCAGAGTGTGCGTCCCTGCCA tacagtgcagtgttgCCCAGCCTGTGTGTGGTACTACCGTGACGTCATGGTGATTGTCACCGGTGGTGTGGCGTTTGCTGCGGCTCTCTCCTTGTGCACCATACTCATCTGGCCTATCAGGGTCCGTCGCT ATTCTGAGAAAATTCAGACAAGCTGTGGGAAATCTGCTGTGCAGACAG ACGGCTCCTGGATCTCTGGTCTGATGGGAACGgacagaaatgacacagaggaTAACATGGACCAGACAGGTATCAACTGA